The segment GGTCAGAAGTTCTTGGGCGAGAAGAACTTCGAGACCAACTTCGCGCCGATGTTGAGTATTGCGACGATCAGGATCAGCGTCAGGGCTGCTCCCCACATGCGCTCAGCGGTGAGCACGCCGGTTCCTGCTTTCTGCAGGTCGACCATCATGAGCGGCAGAGACGTCTGCGGCCCCTCGAAGATGTTGAAGTTGATGGCGGTGGCCGATCCCACCAGGATCAGCACCGGTGCCGTCTCACCCATCACGCGGGCCAGGGCGAGCATGATTCCGGTGACGATGCCGGACAGGGCCGTGGGGATGACGATCTTGGCGATGGTCTTCCACTTCGGCACGCCGAGCGCGTAAGACGCCTCGCGCAGATCCTGAGGAACGATGCGCAGCATTTCCTCGGCCGACCGCACGATCACGGGGATCATCAGCAGAACGAGGGCGAATGCGACGGCAACACCGGATCGCTGGAATCCGAAGGTGGCGATCCACAGCGCGTAGATGAACAGGGCCGCGACGATGGACGGCACTCCGGTGAGGATGTCGACCATGAAGGTGGTGACTCGGGCCAGCCGCGCGCCCACACCGTATTCGACGAGGTAGATGGCGACGAAGATGCCGATCGGGATGGAGATGATGGCGCAGAACAGTCCTTGCAGGAGTGTGCCGACGATGGCGTGGTAAGCACCGCCACCTGCGATGAACTGGGTGACGCCGGCCTGCGAGTTCTGCCACCAGGTGGGCGACACGACCGCGGACAGTCCGCGGGAGATCACCGTGTAGAGCACCCAGATCAAGGGGACGAGAGCCACCAGCACCGAGAGGCTGACGAGGATCGTCGCCGACAGGTTGGACGCCTTACGCCGAGCGCTGACGCCCTGGAAGGTGGGTTCCTTGACGGGCTTGTCCATGGTTGCGGTCATGGGTCAGTCCTTCTTTCCGGCGATGGCGGCGCGAGCACCGGCGTTGACGACGAAGGTCAGGAGGAAGAGCACCAGACCCGCGGCGATGTAGGCACCGGCTTGGAGCGGGTTGTTGAACTCGCCCGCGGCCAGCGCGATCTTCGTGGCGAAGGTGGAACCGCCGTCGAACAACGTTCCGCCGAAAGTCGACTGAGTGCTGCGAATGATGATGTAGAGCGCGATGGTCTCACCGAGTGCACGACCGAGACCGAGCATGGAGCCACTGACGTAACCGGACTTTCCGAACGGAATGACCGTGGTGCGGACGACCTCCCAGCGGGTGGCCCCGAGTGCGAGAGCGGCTTCGATCTGCCCCTTCGGCGTCTGCATGAACACCTCGCGAGTGACGGCGGCGATGATCGGCAGGATCATGACGGCGAGCACGATGCCACCGGTGAAGATGGTGCCACCGCCGGCGATGGAGACCGACCCGGTACCGAAGAGCGGGAACCAACCCAGGTTGGTGTTCAGCCACTCGGCGAACGGGCTGATCACCGGCGCGAGGACGTACAGGCCCCAGAGACCGAAGACGATCGACGGGACTGCGGCCAGCAGGTCGATGACGTAACCGAGCGGTCCCGCAACTCGCTTGGGTGCGTAGTTCGTCAGGTAGATGGCGATGCCGAGTGCGACAGGCATCGCGAGGATCAGTGCGAACAGCGACACCGTGACGGTGACGAGGAACAGATCGAGAACACCGAACACCATGGCCGAGGTGTTGGTCGTGTCCCAGGCACCGTTGTAGGTCAGGAAGTTGACCGTGTTGTTCGACAGCGAGGGGATCGCGCGCCAGATCAGGAAGATGCCGACGGCGGCGATCAGGGCGATGATGAAGATACCCGAGCCCGTGGCGAGGCCGGAGAAGATCCTGTCACCGGGGCGGGTGACGGTCCCCGATTTTTTCTTCGTTGACAATTGTGGTTCTTCCGGTTTGTGCGCGGCACCCGCGGAGGGAGTGGTGGCCGCGGAGGGAACGCCGGTCATCGAGTGGGTGTCGCTCATACCGCTCACTGTCTCGTGTGGAGGTCGAGGACGGTCCTGCTTCGGCTCGCGTTTTCCCGAGCCGAAGCAGGATTACGTCTCATTGAATCAGGCGATTGCTTCGATAGCGGAGATCAGGCGCTCCTTGAAGCGGTCCGGCAGCGGCACGTAGCCGGCTTCTTCGAGGCCCTGCTGGCCCTCGTTCGCGGCGCTGAGCAGGAACGACTTGACTGCTGCCGAGGTGTCGGCGTCGTAGCCCGCCGAGCAGACGATCTCGTAGGTGGCGAGCACCAACGGGTAGGTGTCGGCCTCGTTGCTGGCGTACAACGTGTCGAGATCGAGCACCAGGTCGTTGCCCTCACCCGAGAAGGTCACGGCGTCGATGGCTGCGGCCGCCGTCTCGTTGCTCAGCTCGACCGGTCCGTTGCCGAAGTCGATGTTCGCGGCGCTGAGGCCTTCCTGCTCGACGAAGCCGAACTCGACGTACGTGACCGAGCCGGGAGTCCCGGAAACGGCCTGGGCGACGCCCGAGGAGCCGTTGGCACCTTCGCCGACGCCGCCGGCCCAGTCGGAGCTGTGATCGAGGGTCCACGCCTCGGGAGCAGCATCGCTCAGGAAACGCTGGAAGTTGTCGCTGGTGCCCGAGGAATCGGAGCGGTAGACCGGGGTGACCGGGGTGGCGGGCAGGTCGACGCCTTCGTTGAGGGCGGCGATCGCGGGATCGTTCCAGGTGGTGATCTGGCCGGTGAACATCCGTGCGGTGACATCGGGCGTGAGTACCAGGCTGTCGACGCCGTCGAGGTTGTAGGCCACTGCGACCGGCCCGAAGACCAGGGGCAGGTTCCATGCCGGGTTGCTGTCGCAGCGAGTGGCCGCTTCGGCTGCCTGCTCGTCCTTGATCGCGGAGTCGGATCCGGCGAAGTCGACCAGACCGGCGACGAACTGGGTACGACCGTTGCCCGAGCCGCTGGTGGTGTACTCGACGGACTTGCCGGAGCAGACGCTCGAGTAGACCGAGGTGAAGTTGGACATCGCGTTCTGCTGAGCAGACGATCCTTCGCCTGTGAGCGGAGACTTGCCCTCGCACGAGGCGGAAGAATCATCCGCGCCGACGGTTTCGACGTTCGCGTCGCTACCGCATGCGGTCAGCAACATGGCGCTGATGGCCACTGCACTCATGAGAGCACCGTTGCGCTTGAGGTTCACCTGTTTCCTCCGAGGAATCTTGGGCCGTGTCCACGGCTCGGACCTGATCGGCCGCGCTGTGACTGTGTGGGTGCCGGCTCGAGAAGAGAACCTCGCACCAGGCGGCGTAGGTTGCCGCCCATGGAGAAAGGTAGGGGCAGGTGGTAGACGTTTACCCCCGCGTGGGTGAACGGAAGATGAACACCGCAGTTGATATGTCCGTTTCAGACGCTGCGCGCGTATGCGGCGTCCACGTGGTAGTTCTCGAAACCCAGCTTGGTGTACGTGTGCACGGCAGCGGTGTTGTCGGCCTCGACGTAGAGCATGATCTGTCCCAGCTCTCTGCTGCGTAGGTAGTGCAGGCCGGCCAGCGTGAGCACTCGACCCAGACCACGCCCCTGCGACTGCGGGTCGATGCCGACCACGTACACCTCGCCGGTGGCCGGTTCCACACCTTCGGCCCGGTGGACCTTCGTCCAATGGAAACCGAGGAGGCGGTCACTGCCCTCCTCGAACGCCAGGAACAGGCCGGCCGGATCGAACCACGATTCTTCTCGTCGTGCGTCGATGTCGCGATCGGTCCAGCCACCCTGTTCGGGATGCCAGGAGAATGCCGCGTTGTTCACACGCAGCAGCTCGGCATCGTCCTGATGCCCTCGATAGGTTCGAAGTGAGATACCCTCCGGCACAACGACATCCGGCAGGTCGGGGTGCGCGGACGCGCGACGCATCTGCAGCAGCTCGCGAACCACCTGCAACTCGAGCCGCGCCGCAACGGACTGCGCAGCGGGCAGGTTGCCGTGTGCCCAGATTCGCGTGTCGGAGCCGATATCGAGTGCGCGAGAAATCAATTCACGTCCGATGCCGCGACCGCGGGCCGGAGGATCCACGACGGCCTCGGCCATCCCGTCGGCGATTCCGACGTAGCCGACGACACGATCACCCTCGGTGGAGACGAAACGAACCACCTCGTCACCGTCGTCGACGGCCTTGACGGCATGCTCCGACAAGGGCGCGGTGCCGTCGACTTCCGTTGCGCGGGAAAGGATTCGATGAATCTCGTAGGACACACGGGAAGACGGTGCGCCGCCGTCGATCGAATGGACGTCGAAGGCAGAATCCGAATTCATCTACGAGAGAGTACTCTCTTGCTCGAACTCGAAATTCGCATCGTCGGAATCGCCGTCGGCAGCGTCCGATGCCACCGGTCCGCCCTTGGCGTTGCGCGCCGGACGAACGGCCTTGTATCCGAC is part of the Rhodococcus sp. SBT000017 genome and harbors:
- the pstA gene encoding phosphate ABC transporter permease PstA, yielding MTATMDKPVKEPTFQGVSARRKASNLSATILVSLSVLVALVPLIWVLYTVISRGLSAVVSPTWWQNSQAGVTQFIAGGGAYHAIVGTLLQGLFCAIISIPIGIFVAIYLVEYGVGARLARVTTFMVDILTGVPSIVAALFIYALWIATFGFQRSGVAVAFALVLLMIPVIVRSAEEMLRIVPQDLREASYALGVPKWKTIAKIVIPTALSGIVTGIMLALARVMGETAPVLILVGSATAINFNIFEGPQTSLPLMMVDLQKAGTGVLTAERMWGAALTLILIVAILNIGAKLVSKFFSPKNF
- the pstC gene encoding phosphate ABC transporter permease subunit PstC yields the protein MSDTHSMTGVPSAATTPSAGAAHKPEEPQLSTKKKSGTVTRPGDRIFSGLATGSGIFIIALIAAVGIFLIWRAIPSLSNNTVNFLTYNGAWDTTNTSAMVFGVLDLFLVTVTVSLFALILAMPVALGIAIYLTNYAPKRVAGPLGYVIDLLAAVPSIVFGLWGLYVLAPVISPFAEWLNTNLGWFPLFGTGSVSIAGGGTIFTGGIVLAVMILPIIAAVTREVFMQTPKGQIEAALALGATRWEVVRTTVIPFGKSGYVSGSMLGLGRALGETIALYIIIRSTQSTFGGTLFDGGSTFATKIALAAGEFNNPLQAGAYIAAGLVLFLLTFVVNAGARAAIAGKKD
- the pstS gene encoding phosphate ABC transporter substrate-binding protein PstS, translating into MNLKRNGALMSAVAISAMLLTACGSDANVETVGADDSSASCEGKSPLTGEGSSAQQNAMSNFTSVYSSVCSGKSVEYTTSGSGNGRTQFVAGLVDFAGSDSAIKDEQAAEAATRCDSNPAWNLPLVFGPVAVAYNLDGVDSLVLTPDVTARMFTGQITTWNDPAIAALNEGVDLPATPVTPVYRSDSSGTSDNFQRFLSDAAPEAWTLDHSSDWAGGVGEGANGSSGVAQAVSGTPGSVTYVEFGFVEQEGLSAANIDFGNGPVELSNETAAAAIDAVTFSGEGNDLVLDLDTLYASNEADTYPLVLATYEIVCSAGYDADTSAAVKSFLLSAANEGQQGLEEAGYVPLPDRFKERLISAIEAIA
- the mshD gene encoding mycothiol synthase; the protein is MNSDSAFDVHSIDGGAPSSRVSYEIHRILSRATEVDGTAPLSEHAVKAVDDGDEVVRFVSTEGDRVVGYVGIADGMAEAVVDPPARGRGIGRELISRALDIGSDTRIWAHGNLPAAQSVAARLELQVVRELLQMRRASAHPDLPDVVVPEGISLRTYRGHQDDAELLRVNNAAFSWHPEQGGWTDRDIDARREESWFDPAGLFLAFEEGSDRLLGFHWTKVHRAEGVEPATGEVYVVGIDPQSQGRGLGRVLTLAGLHYLRSRELGQIMLYVEADNTAAVHTYTKLGFENYHVDAAYARSV